Below is a window of Sus scrofa isolate TJ Tabasco breed Duroc chromosome 3, Sscrofa11.1, whole genome shotgun sequence DNA.
aaaaaaaaatcctttgtgttACCTGCCCCTCCCCTTACCCAAAGCtgaaatgaagaggaaaacagaacaaaacaaaaacggaaGAATTACAGATGACTGTGGAATCATTTAGGAATCCACTActtccaattaaaaaattttaatacattaaagaatcatcaaaaggaaagacaaacacaaaagtaATCTTGCTTTGTTTAGACTGCTTTCACCTCTAGAATGAGCTTCCATGTGGAGTGAGTTTGGACTTTTAGTTGTGGGGAAGGAGGCGCTGAGGAGATGTGAGGCTGTGGCGGGCTAGAGACCGCAGGCCAGCGGGGGCACAGGTGCTGCCTGCTTCCGGTTCAGCCGTGGAGCCCTTAGGTTGCAGGTGCGTCTGTGGATTTTAGGAATGTTCTCATCACGTTGTGACACACACTCTGTTTCAGCGTCACAGATTTTACAAATGGTTCAAATTCAATGAAAAAGATTCGTCAGAGGCTGAAAACACTGAGACCTCAAaaatatgaatgcaaaaatatTGAGGGGGATGAACCAATTTTGTAGATACCTACATACAAAGTTTCTAGAACATCTATAAAAGCACAAAGTCATaagaatttattttccattacattagtttatataaaatgaataaatagtatttatagatttaatgtgtcttatgtacatatacatgtgctCTGTTTTAGcttaaataaaaatgctacaAAGTGGGAGACCACTTAAGGGAGAAAttgtaaccaaaaagaaaaatcagccttTTAAACTATCAACCCAAAAGCCTCCGTAAAGAAGGTTCAGGGTTTGTCCAAAAATAATGAGGAGAGGAATTCTAGCAACACTGTACCATCCCCTCCTGTTCACCTGCAACAGAGTAGAAATGTGGACTTTTCCTTTCACTGATGATGGACACTAGCTCAGCTAGCACCCAAGCTCAGTTATTGCTGAAAGTTAAACAGGAAAATAGATTAGAATTGGACCAAATGTcacttatttggggaaaaaaaaacacaacaacaacaacaaaaagaggcaTAATCAGTGGGTGTTAAGTGGGAAGTGGAGATCTCGTTTATCTctgaggtaggaaaaaaaaatgttccagagACAAGAAGCGTGACCAACTTTTGAGGGGAAGTGCGCCTTTGGAGAGCGGGACACAGCGCGGGCCCCAAGGACAGAGCGCAAAAATAGATTGTACCGTTTGGTTCGTGAGAACGAATGATGTTGGAGCTTTTTTCCTAAGCTGTGCCACCCCAAAGACATGCGCTCAAGGTGTCCATTTTGAAGTGAGAAATACTGCTCCCATCTGCTCGTGGGGCCGGGGTGTGTGGGGAAGGTGTGTTTTCTGGAGGTATTCCTGACTCCTCACCGAGGGTGAGGTCCATGGTTAAGTGCTTTTAAATGCCACTTTCAAAGCTTGCTTTGGAGTTCTGAGATCAGGCTCTCAACTGGAAAAGTTTGTTTCCTTCAGTTTCCTAAGCACAAGACACATTCGGACATTTCTGCTAGGCAAGTAAGGTAGAAAGCCAGCAAACTTTAAGGAGGCTCTGGTAGACACCCTGGGGATAGTAACTAAGAGGGGGACGTTTCCAATCCGGGAGAGTTGCTTATTCGGTCTAAGAATTCTTGGGTGCTGCAAACTGATTGGAATGTACAGTCTCTCAGAGACAAATTTTTATGGAGAGAAAGAAGCTAGAGGATGCAATCAGAAACCCACAATCCTGGTCGGCGTCCCCCCACTTCTTAGAGGGACAAGTGGCGTCCACCCCGGAGAATGGGCAGTGACAGGTGTGTGCTGCCCTTCCAGGTCCGGAGCTGCACACGCCCTACCCTGACTGGCTCAGCGTGTGCCCGCCGACGCTGGCAGGCGCAGGGAACCCGTTTATGATGAGGATCCAGgattaaaacaaaagaacaaagggggcgggggagggaaccCCACAATCCTAAGCACTTGGTTGAAAACTTTTACACAGCTGATTTTGGTGACGGTGTACACTGACGCTGCCGGGCGAGGGGACTGTGGGCAGGTCCCATACACTACCTAGTCAGAGCTGCGGGGAAGCCGTCGGGGCAGCCGAAGCGACTTCGCTCTTAGAGACCGAGACACGTCTGGTGATTGTCCTGGAGCTTTATTCTCTGGATGCTGGAGCTGGAGTAGCCCTCGTCGCTGCCCAGGCTCTGCATGCTTCCCCGCTCGTCCGAGTCGCTCACGCTGCTGCTGCTCCAGTCCAGGTCGCCCGTGAGATAGTCTGTGCTTTCAACGTCCACGTCGATCTCTTCTGTGGGGAGGGCGAGGCAGAGAGGGTGAGGGGGTGCTGCCCAAGCGCCATGGTCCAGGGATTCCTCTAAGTTGGGGGGTTTCTGATCCCGCCTCTgcagctggggggggggcagggagcagggaggggggctCACCCCTGTCGGAGTCCGAGCGCTCGGAGGAGACGGTGGAGCCCGTGCTGTCCATCCGTATCCTCTCAATGCCCAGCTTCTCCAGCTGCCTCTTCAGGTGTCGCTGCTCTCGCTGAAGCTGGTCTATCTGATGAATGGCTCTCCTGTCACAATCTTCAAGTTTCTGCAGGTCAGAGCAGAAGTGTTTGAAGGGCACAGGTAGATTTCAAATTGGTAAGGAGcctgctctctctgcctcaggGTCAAATCGGCCTGTCTTCCTCAGAAGCCATGTGCTGTGTGTCCCTGGTCAAGCTTCTTACAGAGACAGGCCGGTGACTCCCGTCTTTGTCTAACTTTTTCAGCATCCACAGCACCGTGGGACCTGCACTATTGTAGAACCCCAGCACCCCTGTGACAGAGACAGTGCAAAGACTGTGGCAGAAGCCCCGCCTGGTCTCCCTCGTCTATGAGGCCGTGAATTCTTGCCCTTTGAGCAGAgactgtgtgccaggaactgaaGAAACAGACTCCATTTAAAGGTACACTGATGCAAATATGGGccctagagttcccgtcatggctcacaggttacgaacccgactagtatccatgaggatgcctgtctgatccctggcctcgcttagtgggttaaggatcccaagttgctgtggctgtggcacaggcgggCAGCTGAAGCTCATATTCgactcccctagcctgggaatttcatatgcctcgggtgtggccctaaaaagacaaaaacaaatacatgtcCCAACTACAGAGGTGCATTTTTGTGATGTGCCACATCTCAATTAACTTCTGTTTGTGGGTAGGAATAATAGTCATTTTTGAAGTCCTGATTACAAATTGTTCAAAATCAGATACCTGGGCTGAGGTCTGAATGACAAGAAGGCGCGAACTAGGTGAAGAAAGGAGGGAACATCGTCAtacatcactttttctttttttttttttttttttggctgctcccttggcatgtggaatttctggggccagagatgaaCACCTGCcacagcatccttaacctgctgagccaccagggaactcctagatcactTGTTTTTACAAATCTGTCCTCTAGCTTCTAGGATAACTCTTTAGATTATTACGAAGGCTGTATAACTGCGCTTGTTTTGCTCTGAGCAGACGTTCTTTTCCCCCCAGAACTGCCATGTATGCCGGCTACTAACCCTGATTCAAGTGACATTTGTCCAGTCACGGACTCTATGACTATAAAAACATGCTCAACAGTGATGCTGGCTGTGGCTCTCAGGAGTTGCCATTTGCTGTTTAAGCCACATACTGAGTGCTGACTCTGTCTCAGACCGTCTGGGAGGTGTGGAGACACAACGGGAACACAAAGATCTGGTCTCCTTCCTTGTGGGGTCTATATTCTAACAGAGCAGATGGAAACAACTACAGTCACATAAACCATGGTCAGATGTCACTTGTGACATGTGCTAAGAGAGAGATCCAATAATAAGGACCATCTGTCTCGGGAAGGAGGTGACTGAGTCAGGGAAGGTTTCCCTGCACTGGGGATACCCGTGCCGAGGTCTGAAGGATGACAAGAAGCTCACTAGgtgaagaagggaggggagagcatACTAAGCAGAGGGCACAGCATGTACAAACGCCCTGTGGTGGGAGAGCCTGGCAACGGGTGGAAAGAAGGGCTGGGGAGTGTCTGGCACAAGCTGCTGCCCCAAGGGCAAAGGAGGCTGGGTCGGGCAGGCCTGGTGATACAATGTGTCCTGAGCTgtggaagaattttaaaacacGGTGACATGTAGATTTTAGCTCTGGCAAGACTGTTCTTGGGAAGTATGGAGATTAGCTTGGAGGAGGCCTCTGAGGAGTTTACTGCAGTAGCTGACGGGGTTTGTGGAAATAGAGCAGCTGTGACATGGGTGAGTTGTGGACACACGTGGCTAAGGAGCACAATGATCATCAAGATCGAGGATGACCCTGCATTTCTGGCTCATGCATCAGATGGAGGGACAGTTTCATTTCTGAAACACACACCGGGTGAGAACTACTCAGTTGGGTTCTGGACGTGTTGAGTCTGTGTTCATCCAAGAGGCAGGCTGGAGGAATTGAGAGGAGAGAACTGTCCTGGCGAATCATATCCGTCCCTCATAACAACAAACAAGCCCTCACCAGGTAGGTAAAGACAGAAGGACACCATCCCAGGATGCTCTTACCTTTATGTGCAATTTGGCTTTTGTTAATAAACTCAACGTGGTGTGTCGATTTGATTCTGGACCAAGTGGCACCAGCCCCTTCAATTTTTCCAGGCACAAGCGAAGGTGGGCCCGTCTACAAAAACAAGATCACAGTAGGATCTGAGACTTTCACAGCTGGCCAGAAGTACCCAGGAGAACAAGCTCTAGAGAGTATGAAGCGGCCTGGGCCCAGTGATGCAAATGCCACCAGTGACCTCTGGCCAAATGAGCATCTTTTGAAATTAGACAATTCtgataaaaatcaaaagcaaaacccAGGGTTTTCTAGAGTTAAGTAGAGATAAATACTATTATTAAGCACATGTATCAGGTTATCTCCAGGTATCTAGGTTATGATGAGACCTACAGAACATCCAAATTCAGAAAGTAATGACATTATCACTGAAGAGAATCCTTAGAACTCATATTGCTCTTTCCCCTTTCAGGGCCAAAAAATCTCTACAACTATATTTCATTGTATCTAATATTTACCCATGTGTATGGTTATTCAttacaactttaaaataaattaattgcaATAATTCATTACATAAATCATTGTAACTTTATTTGTAAAGATTGAAACAACCCAGATCATCAATAGGGAATTAAGCAAATAAACCACGGTACATCCATACACTGGACTACTATGcaaccatgaaaaaagaatgaaaatgtgctCTATGTACTATTCAGAAGAACACTCAGATGTACTGTTAGGTGAAGAAAAGCAAGATATCAAATTGCATATAACATGCTATCTTTGggtaaaaatggatgaaaaaattGTCTATATTCATGTTTTCTTGTACGACATAAAGTCTGGAATGATACATAAGGAATGAGTAATAGTGGTTGGGCAGAGAGGAGTCAGGATAACTGGACAGGGACAGGGAAAgggggggatttttaaaaaataatttgttatagtTCTCAGTTTTTCAACCATTCAAAaagtgaaatgtattttttaaaaataaggaagaagcCCATCCAGTGGTATTGCTCTACTAACAAGCTTGCTGACGGCTAGAGAGAACCACACACGTAGGGTTGGAAGGTGGCAGAATAGCGCAATGGGACAGGGTGAGAGAAAGGCCACGTGAGGCAGAAGCCACAGAGACCCACCAAGGAGACAGCATTTAGCACAGACTGACCAGAAGCATGAGAGTCcctaaaattttggaaattaacactTCACTGAAACTTTGGTTCAGGCTTTATCCTAGATCCCAGCAGATTCCATGAATGTGAGAAACAGCCAAGATTCAGAGTTTTTGCTTCAGCGCATCACCTCCTTAAAGCCATTCCAGTCCCTAGCGAATCCTTCGTTTTCTGAGTATGTATTTGTTTATGCCATTCATTGGGAAATTCACTgttttacctgattttttttggtatttattatttaactGTTCATTGCCAGCTCCTCAGAAAGCTGGAGCTGCAACTTAATCACTGCCGGGTTGCCTGGGTACCGTCCTCTCCTGTATCTCACTACACATTGGCTGCATGAATGCTGTCTGTCTTTCACTCGACTTCCAGCTTCTCTGAGCAGCAGTGCTCAGGGTCCTGGGCTTTTAGACACATGTCCACTGTCCCTCACAGCAACCTGGAGCAGAGCTCCTGGGAGCCTGGGAAGCTGCCCTCTAGCTGAACTGGGAGGCAATCGAAAAGCTTCATTGGCCCTTTTTCCCTCTTAAAAAATTTTACCATATTAGCAAAATTTGGGATCGAAAGAAAACTACTTGAGAAAGCTCTAATACAGGTCCGTGCCTGATACTGACCAAGGCAGTCACTTCACACCCTTCATATCAAGACTTCGGGATGTTCCCCCCAAGGCAGATCTGACAAGTGGTTCTGAGTGCCCTGCCGCTTCTGCTTCTGGGCCTCCTTCCTGTTCTGGCTCTTGAGGTTGTCCTAGACTCTCCAAGGCCCCTCTAAGCCATGACGAGCTCGAGGAGCCCAACGTTCCTTCCTGAGCTGGGACAATGTCGTGGTACAAATACCTTACTATTCTGTAAGTCTCTCGCTTGCTCTGAAAACCTGCCCACGTGGAATGGCCACAAGCAAAAGCTCACATTAGAGGCGTTTGTTCCTCCAACTACtgcatgagaaaaaaacaaacaacagaaccTGTGTATAAAATACACGTTCACCTAGGATAATATTCTTCAAAAAGAGCCATGAAAACAGATCGTGTTACTAGAAACACCGTGAGAAAGTATGATTAGTCACTTGCACAGTTATCCAACTTATTTTCACCACAAAGCATAGAttgtcaaatttttaaaacagttcaaaaattaaaattatatttagacATTTTTCAGCCTGCTCATAATTTGCAAAGACTACATGATTCAGAACAGCGTCATATTATTCCTTTTATGATGTGGGTTTATCTACAGATATGAGAATGTAAAGTTTTAAGGGAAGTTTGTCTactgataaaaaataatagagtCATCTTTCCATGCACTGTCATTTCTAGTTACACAGGGAGTCTAGCCCAGAAAGTACAATTTTCACTACCCAAATGTGGGTTTCTAAAGAACACTCCGAGTTATGAAACTCGAAATTAGCTATTTGACAAATTCAGGCTTAGGATAATACATGTTCATTTGGTGTTTCCTAGCCAAGTTTTATGAAAATAGGACCAGAGCACTTTCTGGATTGTTGCAGAGATCCAAAGCCAGCTTGTTTAACTGGCAGTGCCTGCCTTGGCCTGCTCCAGCCTGATGgctgccctgcccacctgccaACCACCTGCAGACACATCCCCGTGGGTGCCTGGGCCA
It encodes the following:
- the MXD1 gene encoding max dimerization protein 1, with product MAAAVRMNIQMLLEAADYLERREREAEHGYASMLPYNNKDRDALKRRSKSKKNNSSSRSTHNEMEKNRRAHLRLCLEKLKGLVPLGPESNRHTTLSLLTKAKLHIKKLEDCDRRAIHQIDQLQREQRHLKRQLEKLGIERIRMDSTGSTVSSERSDSDREEIDVDVESTDYLTGDLDWSSSSVSDSDERGSMQSLGSDEGYSSSSIQRIKLQDNHQTCLGL